From Hypanus sabinus isolate sHypSab1 unplaced genomic scaffold, sHypSab1.hap1 scaffold_423, whole genome shotgun sequence, one genomic window encodes:
- the LOC132388839 gene encoding gastrula zinc finger protein XlCGF26.1-like: protein MAHQRVHTRERPFTCSVCDKRFTHSSTLWKHQRVHTGEKPYICSVCGKRFTESSTLLVHQRVHTGEKPFTCSVCGKGFTRLSHLQSHERVHTGERPFTCSECGKRFTDPSNLQRHQRVHTGEKPFICSECGKEFTELSNLQSHQRVHTGEKPFTCSECGKGFTDSSTLQSHQRVHTGEKPFTCSECGKGFTHLSNLRRHQRVHTGEKPFTCSECGKGFSESSTLLVHQRVHTGEKPFTCSECGKGFTASSTLHSHQRVHTGQKPFTCSVCGKGFTRSSNLQSHQQVHTGERPFTCSVCGKRFSHSSTLQNHQRVHTGEKPFTCSVCGKRFTQSSQVQSHLRVHTGEKPFTCSECGKGFTQLSQLLSHQRVHTREKPFTCSVCGKGFTDPSNLQSHQRVHTGEKPFTCSVCGKGFAQSSQLLSHQRVHTDERPFPCSVCGKRFTHSSTLQRHQRVHTGEKPFTCSVCGKRFTRSSDLQSHHRIHTGKKPFTCSECGKRFTHSSTLQNHQRVHTGERPFPCSVCGKRFTRSSTLQRHQQVHNGEWPLL from the coding sequence atggctcaccagcgagttcacacaagggagcggccgttcacctgctcagtctgtgataagagattcactcactcttccaccctatggaaacaccagcgagttcatactggggagaagccatacatctgctcagtctgtgggaagagattcactgagtcatccaccctactggtacatcagcgagttcacactggggagaagccgttcacctgctctgtctgtgggaagggatttactcggttatcccacctacagagtcacgagcgagttcacactggggagaggcctttcacctgttcagaatgtgggaagagattcactgatccatccaacctacagagacatcagcgagttcacactggggagaagccgttcatctgctcagaatgtgggaaagaattcactgagttatccaacctgcagagtcaccagcgcgttcacactggggagaagccattcacctgctcagagtgtgggaaaggattcactgattcatccaccctacagagtcatcagcgagttcacactggagagaagccgttcacctgctcagaatgtgggaaagggttcactcatttatccaacctacggagacaccagagagttcacactggggagaagccatttacctgctcagaatgtggtaaaggattcagtgagtcatccaccctactggtacatcagcgagttcacactggggagaagccgttcacctgctcagaatgtgggaaaggatttactgcTTCATCCACCCTGCATAGTCACCAGcgcgttcacactgggcagaagcctttcacctgctcagtctgtgggaaaggattcactcggtcatccaacctacagagtcatcagcaagttcacactggagagaggccgttcacctgctcagtctgtgggaagagattctctcattcatccaccctacagaatcatcagcgagttcacactggggagaagccattcacctgctcagtctgtgggaagagattcactcagtcatcccaagtaCAGAGtcatctgcgagttcacactggggagaagccgttcacctgttcagaatgcgggaagggatttactcagttatcccaactactgagtcatcagcgagttcacactagggagaagccgttcacctgctcagtctgtgggaagggattcactgatccatccaacctacagagtcatcagcgagttcacactggggagaagccattcacctgctcagtctgtgggaagggatttgcacagtcatcccaactactgagtcatcagcgagttcatactgatgAAAGACCATtcccctgctcagtctgtggaaagagattcacacattcatccaccctacagagacaccagcgagttcacactggggagaagccattcacctgctcagtctgtgggaagagattcactcggtcatctgacctacagagtcatcatcgaattcacactgggaagaagccgttcacttgctcagaatgtgggaagagattcactcattcatccaccctacagaatcaccagcgagttcacactggggagaggccattcccctgctcagtatgtgggaagagattcactcgctcttccaccctgcagagacatcagcaagttcacaatggggagtggccattgttatga